A section of the Clostridium omnivorum genome encodes:
- a CDS encoding iron-containing alcohol dehydrogenase: protein MINFEFYNPTKVIFGKDTESQVGKEINSRGYKKVLIHFGGTYLYETGVLDRVHKSLEEYNIQYIDLGGVVPNPHMSLVKEGVQLCKKEGVDFILAIGGGSPIDSAKAIAYGLVNDFDLVDLYMGRVTTDKIAPIGCISTIAATGSETSNSSVITIEEGMLKRSYNHDCSRPRFAIMNPELTYTLPAYQTSSGAADIMMHTMERYFTNTEHVELIDRMAQGLLVSVREAALKVVKEPTNYDARADLMWAGSLSHNGLTGTGRVSDFASHKIEHELGGMFDVAHGAGLCAIWGSWARYVYKTNVARFAQFANKVFDVPMNLYNLEETALKGIEAWEDWCHKIGMPTSMTELGINPTAAQIEEMAEKCVATGDGHIGFFRTLYKEDVIRIYNMAQ, encoded by the coding sequence ATGATTAATTTCGAATTTTATAATCCAACAAAAGTTATCTTTGGAAAAGACACAGAAAGCCAGGTAGGCAAGGAAATAAACTCCAGAGGTTATAAAAAAGTATTGATTCACTTTGGTGGAACATATCTTTATGAAACAGGAGTGTTGGATCGAGTTCATAAAAGCCTAGAGGAGTATAATATCCAGTATATAGACTTAGGAGGTGTGGTTCCTAATCCGCATATGTCCTTAGTTAAGGAAGGAGTTCAGCTCTGCAAAAAAGAAGGCGTAGATTTTATTCTTGCAATCGGAGGCGGAAGTCCTATAGATTCAGCAAAGGCAATTGCCTACGGTCTTGTAAATGATTTTGATTTAGTTGATTTATATATGGGAAGAGTTACTACTGATAAAATAGCCCCTATAGGCTGCATCTCAACTATAGCTGCAACCGGTTCAGAAACAAGTAATTCATCAGTTATTACCATTGAAGAAGGCATGCTAAAGCGTTCTTATAATCATGACTGCTCAAGGCCTAGGTTTGCTATAATGAATCCTGAATTAACCTATACACTTCCAGCATATCAAACTTCAAGCGGTGCAGCAGATATAATGATGCATACTATGGAACGCTATTTTACAAATACAGAACATGTAGAGTTAATAGACCGTATGGCTCAAGGACTGTTGGTATCTGTTCGTGAGGCTGCTCTAAAAGTTGTAAAGGAGCCTACAAACTACGATGCAAGAGCTGATTTAATGTGGGCAGGAAGCTTATCTCATAATGGACTTACTGGCACTGGTCGTGTATCAGACTTTGCTTCTCATAAAATTGAACACGAATTAGGAGGTATGTTTGATGTTGCCCATGGTGCCGGCCTTTGTGCTATATGGGGCAGCTGGGCTCGTTATGTATACAAAACCAATGTAGCACGCTTTGCACAATTTGCAAACAAGGTATTTGATGTTCCTATGAATTTGTACAATCTAGAAGAGACAGCCTTAAAAGGAATAGAAGCTTGGGAAGATTGGTGCCACAAAATTGGAATGCCAACTTCAATGACAGAGCTTGGAATTAACCCAACAGCAGCGCAAATAGAAGAAATGGCCGAAAAATGCGTTGCTACTGGGGATGGACATATAGGCTTCTTTAGAACACTATATAAAGAAGATGTAATAAGAATCTACAATATGGCACAATAG
- a CDS encoding thiolase family protein — MADLKEVVIVSGARTPVGVFGGSLKDIPAIDLGALVVKEAVKRAGIKETDVDEVIVGQVGQIAECGFVARAVSLKAGLPFETTAYSVNRQCGSGLQAIADAVMEIQTGFADVVVAAGAENISQLPYYVRDARWGARMGHKTFEDGVIDILTWPLGPYHNGVTAENVAEKYHVTREEQDTFALESHRRAVEAIKAGKFKEEIVPVELKDKKGNITVFDTDEGPREGLTIEKLQKLKPCFVKGGTVTAGNASSLNDAAGAVVVMSREKAEELGVKPLLIIKGHAVAGNDGAVMGYAPKLSSEKLAKKLGVKLKEIDMFEINEAFASQAYAVRRDLGLDPEKVNIYGGGISIGHPIGATGVLLTIKALYELQRTDKKDVMISMCIGGGQGISMYFTKA, encoded by the coding sequence ATGGCAGATTTAAAGGAAGTAGTTATTGTAAGTGGTGCAAGAACACCAGTAGGGGTTTTTGGTGGCAGCTTAAAAGATATTCCAGCTATAGATTTAGGTGCATTAGTTGTAAAGGAAGCAGTAAAAAGAGCTGGAATTAAAGAAACTGATGTTGATGAAGTTATTGTAGGTCAGGTAGGACAAATAGCTGAATGCGGGTTTGTAGCTAGAGCGGTAAGTCTTAAGGCTGGGCTTCCATTTGAAACTACAGCTTACTCAGTAAATAGACAATGTGGATCAGGTCTCCAAGCTATTGCAGATGCAGTCATGGAGATTCAGACAGGATTTGCAGATGTTGTTGTGGCAGCAGGAGCAGAAAATATTTCACAGCTACCATACTATGTGAGAGATGCAAGATGGGGAGCTAGAATGGGACATAAGACCTTTGAAGATGGTGTAATTGATATTCTAACATGGCCTCTAGGACCATATCACAACGGTGTAACAGCAGAAAATGTCGCTGAAAAATACCATGTTACTCGAGAAGAACAGGATACCTTTGCATTGGAAAGCCATAGAAGGGCAGTAGAGGCTATAAAGGCAGGTAAATTCAAGGAAGAGATTGTTCCTGTAGAACTAAAGGATAAAAAAGGAAATATAACTGTTTTTGACACTGATGAAGGACCAAGAGAGGGGCTTACCATTGAAAAACTACAAAAATTAAAACCATGCTTTGTAAAAGGTGGTACAGTAACGGCAGGAAATGCATCAAGCTTAAATGATGCAGCAGGTGCAGTGGTAGTTATGTCAAGAGAAAAGGCAGAAGAGTTAGGGGTTAAACCGTTATTAATTATAAAAGGACATGCTGTAGCAGGTAATGACGGTGCTGTTATGGGATATGCTCCAAAGCTATCCAGTGAAAAGCTAGCTAAAAAACTAGGAGTAAAACTTAAGGAAATAGATATGTTTGAGATCAATGAGGCATTTGCAAGTCAAGCTTATGCGGTTAGAAGGGATTTAGGCTTAGATCCTGAAAAAGTAAATATCTATGGAGGCGGAATCTCAATTGGACATCCAATTGGAGCTACAGGAGTATTACTTACCATAAAGGCTTTGTATGAGCTGCAGAGAACAGACAAAAAGGACGTGATGATTAGCATGTGCATTGGCGGAGGGCAAGGAATCTCCATGTATTTTACTAAAGCATAA
- a CDS encoding PTS fructose transporter subunit IIC → MADIKRKNKSKKSQWIFLKDSIMTGISYMIPIIVGAGVLQAIAKMLGGYDIGNHMKQIDTMAKVIMLIGQSLMSFVVPAIAAFIAYAMADKPGIAPGLAMGAIANTLNTGFVGGLVGGILVGYLVLAIKKVKVPKALSGIMPILVIPTLVTLVAGLIMYYILGVPISAFMKALTGMLKSLNGGSKFLFGAVIGAMICADHGGPINKTAALFVNGLNADGFLIPTSAKMCAGMTAPLGIALATFLGGKKKFTDNEREQAKSLVILSSVYVQEGVIPFLLKDPVRVCISCMTGGAITGGLAMMSALASPAVHGGIFVIAMTSNPLLFIGYWLLGACITGTLYAILRRPLPEGYVDDEDEISPLI, encoded by the coding sequence ATGGCAGATATTAAAAGAAAGAACAAGAGTAAAAAAAGTCAATGGATATTTTTAAAAGATTCAATTATGACTGGTATTTCTTACATGATTCCTATAATAGTTGGTGCTGGAGTTTTACAAGCTATTGCTAAAATGCTTGGTGGATATGATATAGGAAATCATATGAAGCAAATTGATACAATGGCAAAGGTAATAATGTTAATTGGTCAATCCTTAATGAGCTTTGTAGTACCTGCAATTGCAGCATTTATAGCGTATGCAATGGCAGATAAACCTGGTATTGCACCTGGTCTTGCAATGGGAGCTATTGCAAACACATTAAATACAGGCTTCGTTGGCGGTCTTGTTGGTGGTATCCTAGTTGGATATTTAGTACTAGCAATTAAAAAAGTTAAAGTTCCTAAAGCGTTATCCGGTATCATGCCAATTCTTGTTATTCCTACTTTAGTTACTTTAGTTGCAGGACTAATTATGTACTATATACTAGGAGTTCCAATCTCAGCATTTATGAAGGCATTAACTGGAATGTTAAAATCCTTAAATGGTGGTTCTAAATTCTTATTTGGTGCTGTAATTGGTGCTATGATTTGCGCAGACCACGGTGGACCTATTAATAAGACAGCAGCACTATTTGTAAACGGTTTGAACGCAGATGGCTTCTTAATACCTACATCAGCTAAGATGTGTGCAGGTATGACAGCACCACTTGGTATTGCACTTGCTACTTTCCTTGGTGGAAAGAAGAAATTCACTGATAATGAAAGAGAACAGGCAAAATCTTTAGTTATCCTATCATCAGTTTATGTACAAGAAGGAGTTATACCATTCCTATTAAAGGACCCCGTAAGAGTATGTATTTCCTGTATGACTGGTGGAGCAATAACTGGTGGCTTAGCAATGATGTCAGCTTTAGCATCTCCAGCTGTACACGGTGGAATATTTGTAATAGCAATGACCTCTAATCCACTTCTATTTATAGGATATTGGCTATTAGGTGCATGTATAACTGGAACACTATATGCTATCTTAAGAAGACCTCTACCAGAAGGATATGTTGATGATGAAGATGAAATTTCACCATTGATCTAA
- a CDS encoding PTS fructose transporter subunit IIB, protein MFIVCVTSCPVGIAHTYMAAANLEKAAKAKGLEVKVETQGAQGVENEITKEDIKRADGCIIASDVRIKNINRFEPIPTLNVSVSEAVKDAKSIVEELMEAIE, encoded by the coding sequence ATGTTCATAGTATGTGTAACAAGTTGCCCAGTAGGCATTGCTCACACCTACATGGCAGCAGCTAACTTAGAAAAAGCCGCAAAAGCAAAAGGCTTAGAAGTTAAAGTTGAAACTCAAGGGGCACAAGGTGTTGAAAACGAAATCACTAAGGAAGATATTAAAAGGGCAGACGGCTGTATAATTGCAAGCGATGTAAGAATAAAGAACATTAACCGCTTCGAGCCTATTCCTACATTAAATGTAAGTGTAAGTGAAGCAGTAAAAGATGCTAAGAGTATAGTAGAAGAATTAATGGAGGCGATTGAATAA
- a CDS encoding BglG family transcription antiterminator has translation MLLARERKILVLLYGKKRKFTTNELANALHVSPRTIKTDIKRIMEELEEGNTGCTINTKTGLGIWITYDEKGRQYLDNLLMNGDNYSYISPETRKYYVALKLLDADDYISMESIAESMYVSKGTIVNSINELTPTFEKIGLVLEKKVKYGMRVLGEEGKLRIARAYVIRKLVSNQGNYISSKLQPFFEKINLEKINDIIQEAEKKIEFILSDTSYSELVIQLAIVVKRILKGKSCTIEEDINKYAGKKELGITQYISSRLEEEFQIKLSDGDKSYLLINLLGINAQNETQMIDENSSNIEDLDPTKLKDMEEILQETGKVYNENLINDEMLKCALFMHLNAMFNRLRHQIRLENCIRHMVKEELVYEVEVASYMARLISERFNIELGENEICDIAMYLGASLERERAQKCMHKPQIVVVCGSGLGTSQFIEARLTRMFPNIIITKILPIALAKTEIKPGEQDFVVSTVPLILEGVDVISISPVLTENDVSAIGRRLNPDKVNILAESREKYSNLFGLMNEKISIFKCDCKSKEEVISLLGNRLLHEKYVDEGYTESAFKRERLAPTSIGDNFAVPHAFEGHVLKKGIGLMTLKKPIMWGNEKVQIVLMLSLDAKSQDLFKSVFTELADITKDTEAIAKILSADKLSNIKLK, from the coding sequence ATGCTATTGGCACGTGAGAGAAAGATTTTAGTACTTCTATACGGCAAAAAGAGAAAATTTACAACCAATGAATTGGCTAATGCACTTCATGTAAGCCCCAGAACAATAAAAACAGATATTAAACGTATCATGGAAGAATTAGAAGAAGGCAATACTGGCTGTACTATCAATACAAAGACTGGATTAGGTATATGGATTACCTATGATGAAAAGGGCAGGCAGTACCTGGATAATCTGCTGATGAATGGTGATAACTACTCATATATTTCACCAGAAACAAGAAAGTATTATGTAGCATTAAAGCTGTTGGATGCAGATGACTATATTTCTATGGAATCCATTGCGGAATCAATGTATGTAAGTAAGGGGACTATTGTAAACAGTATAAATGAATTAACACCCACATTTGAAAAAATAGGTTTGGTGTTAGAGAAAAAGGTAAAATACGGAATGCGTGTTTTGGGAGAAGAAGGTAAGCTTCGTATTGCCAGAGCATATGTAATACGTAAACTTGTTTCTAATCAAGGAAACTATATTTCAAGTAAGCTGCAGCCGTTCTTTGAAAAAATTAATCTAGAAAAAATAAATGATATTATTCAAGAAGCTGAGAAGAAAATTGAGTTTATTCTATCTGATACTTCTTATTCAGAACTGGTTATTCAACTAGCTATTGTTGTGAAGAGAATATTAAAAGGCAAAAGCTGTACTATTGAGGAAGATATAAATAAGTATGCTGGTAAAAAAGAGCTTGGAATTACACAGTATATATCAAGTCGTTTAGAAGAAGAATTCCAAATAAAGCTTTCTGATGGAGACAAATCATATCTGTTAATAAACCTTTTAGGAATTAATGCTCAGAATGAAACGCAGATGATTGATGAAAACTCAAGTAATATTGAGGATTTAGACCCAACTAAATTAAAAGATATGGAAGAAATTCTTCAGGAAACAGGTAAGGTTTATAATGAAAATCTGATAAATGATGAAATGCTGAAATGTGCGCTTTTTATGCATTTAAATGCTATGTTTAACAGACTTAGGCATCAAATACGCTTAGAGAACTGCATTAGGCATATGGTTAAGGAAGAATTGGTATATGAGGTAGAGGTAGCCTCTTATATGGCTCGTCTTATTAGCGAAAGATTTAACATAGAGCTGGGAGAGAATGAAATTTGCGATATAGCAATGTATTTAGGAGCCAGCTTAGAACGTGAAAGAGCGCAAAAATGTATGCATAAACCTCAAATAGTAGTAGTTTGTGGAAGTGGACTCGGAACCTCTCAATTTATAGAAGCACGCCTGACACGAATGTTTCCTAATATCATCATAACAAAGATTCTTCCTATTGCACTAGCAAAAACAGAAATTAAGCCTGGTGAACAGGATTTCGTAGTATCAACCGTTCCATTGATACTAGAAGGTGTTGATGTAATTAGTATTTCTCCAGTACTTACTGAAAACGATGTATCAGCAATTGGTAGAAGGTTAAATCCTGATAAAGTTAATATTTTAGCCGAAAGCCGAGAAAAATATTCAAATCTTTTTGGCTTAATGAATGAAAAGATATCCATTTTTAAATGTGACTGCAAGTCAAAGGAAGAGGTTATTAGCCTTTTAGGAAATCGCCTATTGCATGAAAAATATGTAGATGAAGGTTATACTGAGTCTGCTTTTAAGAGAGAACGGCTTGCCCCTACTTCTATAGGAGATAATTTTGCTGTTCCACATGCATTTGAAGGACACGTTTTAAAAAAGGGAATTGGACTCATGACCTTAAAGAAGCCAATAATGTGGGGAAATGAAAAGGTACAAATTGTACTTATGCTTTCTTTAGATGCCAAATCTCAGGATTTATTTAAAAGCGTTTTTACCGAGCTTGCAGATATTACTAAGGACACAGAAGCTATTGCAAAGATACTTAGTGCAGATAAGCTAAGCAATATAAAGTTAAAATAG
- a CDS encoding class I adenylate-forming enzyme family protein, whose protein sequence is MKGDSEMIKGSTFWDSFTMKNMKNIAFNGVEVLSYAEMPQSLYHSLQETAAKFPDKVAFYDNWERSYSYEAFLGMVDSMAAYLKKNFEVTKGTHVGILLHNSIEFCVSFFAVVKLGAVAIPFPSKYREPEIEQLIRKADLSVLLYSETFEKWIVDYQLKEIKLLKSENEETGYGFRHISFEGLHIEEGAGELEDEVIIMFTSGTTSQSKGVVLCNYNVMNAVVVYNRTLGITPEDKTIIPVPIYHITGLVALLGLFVYTGGTIYLYRRYDAKRILTCVRDNEITFMHGSPTVYGFMLDYKNQFPYLPSLRMLACGSSYMPKEKMREIHRWIPNTKFQIIYGMTETSSPALIFPGDSPTSIYAGAAGKPIPGIEFKFLDEQKQELGCNEAGEIWIRGNVVTKGYYKMETDLVSKDHWLNTGDMGYYNEDGYVYIVDRKKDMINRGGEKIWCTDIEEELLLISGIKDAAVVGIPDDIYGETAAAIVVIKEGSKLTEEEIKEDLKNRVAKYKIPTKILFVSEIPKTAGMKVNKKLIKTMFEKEILYVKS, encoded by the coding sequence ATGAAAGGTGATAGTGAAATGATAAAAGGTAGTACATTTTGGGATAGTTTTACTATGAAAAATATGAAAAACATCGCATTTAATGGAGTTGAAGTATTGTCATATGCAGAAATGCCTCAAAGCTTGTATCATTCTCTGCAAGAGACAGCTGCTAAATTTCCTGACAAGGTTGCGTTTTACGATAATTGGGAGCGCTCCTATTCATATGAAGCGTTTCTTGGAATGGTTGACTCTATGGCAGCTTATCTAAAGAAAAACTTTGAGGTTACTAAAGGCACCCATGTAGGAATTCTACTGCATAATAGCATTGAATTCTGCGTTTCCTTCTTTGCTGTGGTTAAGCTGGGAGCTGTAGCAATCCCATTTCCAAGTAAATATCGAGAACCTGAAATAGAACAGCTAATTCGTAAAGCTGATCTTTCAGTACTTTTGTATAGTGAAACCTTTGAAAAGTGGATTGTAGATTATCAGCTTAAAGAAATTAAACTCCTAAAATCAGAAAATGAAGAAACAGGTTATGGCTTTAGACATATTTCTTTTGAAGGTTTACACATTGAGGAGGGAGCAGGTGAACTAGAGGATGAGGTAATTATAATGTTTACCTCGGGAACCACGTCGCAAAGTAAAGGTGTGGTACTTTGCAATTACAACGTAATGAATGCTGTTGTGGTTTATAATAGAACGCTTGGAATCACTCCAGAGGATAAAACAATTATTCCAGTTCCTATCTACCATATCACAGGGCTTGTAGCTCTTCTAGGACTATTTGTATACACCGGAGGAACAATATATCTCTACAGGCGTTATGATGCAAAAAGGATCTTAACTTGTGTTAGAGACAACGAAATTACTTTTATGCATGGCTCTCCAACAGTTTACGGTTTTATGCTGGATTATAAAAATCAGTTTCCTTATCTTCCAAGTTTGCGTATGCTTGCCTGTGGAAGCAGCTATATGCCTAAGGAAAAGATGAGAGAAATTCACAGATGGATTCCAAATACAAAATTTCAAATTATCTACGGAATGACTGAAACCTCTTCGCCTGCACTAATCTTTCCAGGGGATTCACCTACCAGTATATATGCAGGAGCCGCAGGAAAGCCAATACCAGGAATTGAGTTTAAATTTTTGGATGAACAAAAGCAGGAGCTAGGCTGTAATGAAGCAGGAGAAATTTGGATTCGAGGTAATGTGGTTACCAAAGGGTATTACAAAATGGAAACTGATTTAGTCAGTAAGGACCATTGGTTAAACACCGGAGATATGGGCTACTACAATGAAGATGGATATGTATATATTGTGGATCGTAAGAAAGACATGATTAATCGAGGCGGAGAAAAAATATGGTGCACAGATATTGAAGAAGAGCTTTTACTAATATCAGGCATAAAGGATGCAGCAGTTGTAGGAATACCTGATGATATTTATGGAGAGACTGCAGCTGCAATTGTTGTAATAAAAGAGGGAAGTAAGCTTACTGAAGAAGAAATCAAGGAAGACTTAAAAAATCGAGTAGCAAAATATAAAATACCGACTAAGATTTTATTTGTGTCAGAAATCCCAAAGACTGCAGGGATGAAAGTAAATAAAAAACTTATTAAAACTATGTTTGAAAAGGAGATTTTATATGTTAAAAGCTAA
- a CDS encoding acyl CoA:acetate/3-ketoacid CoA transferase produces MLKANFVTAKEAAAMVKDYVTICPVAMTLVSACESILKELEKSFLETGHPKNLTLLHSCGQSDRKDGIQHLAHEGMVKRIIGSHWGLQPRWMEMIANSQVEAYCLPQGQIAQLYRSMACGLPGKMSKVGLGTFIDPRYEGGKMNGRTKELEDIVDIIKYGDEEYMFYKEIPIDVCLIRGTTCDEMGNLTTTEEAMKLEVLPAVLAAKRYGGKVIAQVKRVASNGTLNPKEVTVPGVFIDAIVVCEKPEVDHRQTSSWYYDPSYCGQLRVPQNNIEPASFNERKFIARRGTMEIYPGAVINLGTGIPNDMVGKICNEEGILDEVMITVESGIYGGVQAGGIDFGIGQNLCAMISHHEQMDYYNGAGVDITYMGLGELDGEGNVNSTKMGPRCTGAGGFIDITQNAKKVVFCGTFTAGGAKYEFKDGKLNILQEGKIRKMVSKVAQISFNGPMAREKKQAVVIVTERAVFELTEKGIMLTEIAPGIDLKTQVLDMMDFEPIVSSNLKTMDADLLILGGAFGLKNKINK; encoded by the coding sequence ATGTTAAAAGCTAATTTTGTTACCGCTAAAGAAGCAGCAGCAATGGTGAAGGACTATGTAACCATATGTCCAGTTGCCATGACACTAGTTAGTGCATGTGAATCAATACTAAAAGAGTTAGAAAAAAGTTTCCTTGAAACAGGACATCCAAAGAATTTAACACTGCTACATTCATGTGGACAAAGCGATAGAAAAGACGGCATTCAGCATTTGGCTCATGAAGGAATGGTAAAACGAATAATTGGGTCACATTGGGGACTTCAGCCAAGATGGATGGAAATGATAGCAAATAGTCAAGTAGAAGCCTATTGTCTTCCTCAGGGACAGATTGCTCAGTTATACCGCAGTATGGCCTGCGGATTGCCAGGTAAAATGTCTAAAGTAGGTCTTGGAACTTTTATAGATCCAAGATATGAAGGCGGAAAAATGAATGGAAGGACTAAAGAGCTTGAGGATATTGTAGATATAATTAAATATGGTGATGAAGAATACATGTTTTACAAAGAGATACCTATTGATGTTTGTTTAATAAGAGGCACAACTTGTGATGAAATGGGTAATCTTACAACTACAGAAGAAGCTATGAAATTGGAGGTGCTTCCAGCAGTATTAGCAGCAAAGCGTTACGGAGGAAAAGTAATTGCTCAGGTAAAGAGAGTTGCTAGTAATGGGACACTTAACCCTAAAGAAGTAACAGTTCCAGGAGTATTTATTGATGCAATTGTAGTGTGTGAAAAACCAGAAGTAGACCACAGGCAGACTTCTTCATGGTATTATGATCCATCCTACTGCGGGCAGCTTAGAGTACCTCAAAATAATATAGAACCAGCTTCATTTAATGAGAGAAAATTTATAGCTAGAAGGGGAACCATGGAAATATATCCTGGTGCAGTAATTAATCTAGGCACAGGAATTCCAAATGACATGGTTGGAAAGATATGCAATGAAGAAGGAATATTAGATGAGGTGATGATTACTGTAGAGTCTGGAATCTATGGTGGTGTACAAGCTGGTGGAATTGATTTTGGAATTGGACAAAACCTTTGTGCAATGATTAGCCATCATGAACAAATGGACTACTATAATGGTGCAGGTGTTGATATTACATATATGGGACTTGGTGAACTAGACGGAGAAGGTAATGTTAATTCTACTAAAATGGGACCAAGATGCACTGGAGCAGGTGGATTCATTGATATAACCCAAAATGCTAAAAAGGTTGTATTTTGTGGTACTTTTACAGCAGGTGGAGCTAAATATGAATTTAAAGATGGAAAACTCAACATATTGCAGGAAGGTAAAATACGAAAAATGGTATCAAAGGTTGCACAAATCTCCTTTAATGGACCAATGGCTAGAGAAAAAAAGCAGGCGGTGGTTATTGTTACAGAAAGAGCAGTATTTGAACTTACTGAAAAGGGAATTATGCTGACCGAAATTGCACCAGGAATTGATTTGAAGACACAGGTGCTTGATATGATGGACTTTGAGCCAATTGTAAGCTCAAACTTAAAGACTATGGACGCTGATTTGCTTATATTGGGTGGTGCATTTGGATTAAAAAATAAAATTAATAAATAA
- a CDS encoding 3-hydroxyacyl-CoA dehydrogenase family protein — protein sequence MEKFKIAVIGAGLMGGGIAQTCAQAGYDVINIDLYEPALEKAKNNIEGLYNKKISKGKMTAEEKAEVMGHLSYSSNFQDLKGAQIVIEAVPEKIEIKKDIFAKVDAAADPDTIIVSNTSGLSISEMAAATKRPDRVMGVHFFYPAPVMKLVELIKGIATSEETYDKVKAFAIDIKKTVVDCPELPGFIVNRILVPMMNEAAFLVMEGCKPEDVDTAMKLGSNQPMGPLELCDFVGIDVMLATMTGLYNGFHDSKYRPCPVLENMVKAGHLGRKSGEGFYKYN from the coding sequence ATGGAAAAATTTAAAATAGCAGTAATTGGAGCAGGACTTATGGGAGGTGGAATTGCACAAACTTGTGCTCAGGCTGGTTATGATGTAATAAACATTGATTTGTATGAACCAGCGCTTGAAAAGGCTAAAAATAATATTGAAGGTTTATACAATAAAAAAATATCAAAGGGAAAAATGACTGCAGAAGAAAAAGCAGAGGTAATGGGACACTTAAGCTACAGCAGCAATTTTCAAGATTTAAAGGGAGCTCAAATTGTAATAGAGGCAGTTCCAGAAAAGATAGAAATCAAGAAAGATATTTTTGCTAAGGTAGATGCAGCAGCAGACCCAGATACTATTATTGTTTCAAATACTTCTGGACTTAGTATTTCTGAAATGGCAGCTGCTACTAAACGTCCAGATAGAGTAATGGGAGTTCACTTTTTTTATCCAGCTCCAGTAATGAAATTGGTTGAATTAATAAAGGGCATTGCTACTTCAGAAGAAACTTATGACAAAGTTAAAGCCTTTGCCATAGACATTAAGAAGACAGTTGTAGATTGTCCAGAATTACCTGGATTCATAGTAAATAGAATTCTTGTGCCTATGATGAATGAAGCAGCTTTCTTAGTTATGGAAGGATGCAAACCTGAGGATGTGGATACAGCCATGAAATTAGGCTCAAATCAGCCAATGGGACCTTTAGAATTATGCGACTTTGTTGGTATAGATGTTATGCTTGCTACTATGACTGGGCTTTATAACGGTTTTCATGACAGTAAGTACAGACCATGTCCAGTACTTGAAAATATGGTAAAGGCAGGGCATTTAGGAAGAAAATCTGGAGAAGGCTTCTATAAATATAATTAA
- a CDS encoding PTS sugar transporter subunit IIA: MDLDLCEVLDDRLVKFDFPGNTKEEVIKSIAAIMYEAGKVADINEYIEGVIQREKECETGIGRGVAIPHCKNGAVKQASFALVQLKNNIEWGSLDGAPVNYVIMLAAPNTEDNVHLRMLSQLAKNLMDDDFLYTLTHAKSIEQIKNLFKGRC, translated from the coding sequence ATGGATTTGGATTTGTGTGAAGTACTAGATGACAGATTAGTTAAATTTGATTTCCCCGGAAACACAAAAGAAGAAGTCATAAAAAGTATAGCAGCTATTATGTATGAAGCTGGTAAAGTGGCAGATATTAATGAGTACATTGAAGGTGTTATACAAAGGGAGAAAGAATGTGAAACTGGAATTGGGAGGGGGGTTGCAATTCCACACTGTAAAAACGGTGCTGTAAAGCAGGCAAGCTTCGCACTAGTGCAGTTAAAAAATAATATTGAATGGGGATCTTTAGATGGGGCACCAGTAAATTATGTTATTATGCTTGCTGCACCAAATACAGAAGATAACGTTCATTTAAGAATGCTATCCCAGCTTGCTAAAAATTTGATGGACGATGATTTTTTATATACCTTAACTCATGCTAAGTCCATTGAACAAATAAAAAATTTATTTAAGGGGAGATGTTAA